The Gemmatimonadaceae bacterium genome contains the following window.
CTACTCGGCGGACCAGTTGCGCGGGCTCACCAAGGACTCGCCGAACTTCCAGGCCTTCCAGCGGCGGCTAAAGTCGTTGCCGCCGTCGCCGCCAGGCAGCTGATCCACGAGCGCCGTGCCGTGTCGGCGCGGCGCGGCGCGAACAAACAGCTAGAGCAGCGCGACCCAGCGCTCCACAAGGCCGCAGAAGGCGTCCGCTGCCCTGCGGCCTTCTTCCATCACCTCGGCGTGATCCAGCGGCGCCGCTCCGATGCCCGCCGCCGGATTCGTGATGCAGGAGACGCCGGCGACTTCCATGCCGATGGCGTTCGCCACGATGGTCTCCGGCACGGTGCTCATCCCCACCGCGTCGGCGCCGAGCGCGGCGAGCATCCGCACCTCGGCGGGCGTCTCGTAGGTGGGCCCGAGCAGCCCGGCGTACACGCCGCGCGCGAGTGCGAACCCGCCATCCTTGGCCGCTGACTCCAGCAAGGCCTGTAGGCGCGGCGCGTAGGCGGCGCTCATGTCGGGAAAGCGCGTGTCACCGGGCTCCACTCGCCCCTCCAGCGGATTGCGGAACTGTAGGTTCAGGTGGTCGGTGATCATCATCAACGTGCCCGGCACGAAGGCGCGGTTGATACCGCCGGCCGCGTTGGACACGAAGAGCACACGCGCGCCCAAGGCGTGGACCACGCGCACCGGGAAGGCCGCGACCTGTGCGCTGTGCCCCTCGTACATATGGAAGCGGCCGGCGAGCAGCAGCACCTCGCGCCCGCCCAGCGTGCCGGCGATGAGTTCGCCGCGGTGACCCTCGACGCCCGGCGCGTGGAAGCCCGGGATCTCGCCGTAGGGTACGCGCCGCGCGTCGGCAACACGCTCGGCGAGGGCGCCGAGGCCTGAGCCGAGCACGATGGCCGCGGCGGGCGACCGAACCTGCAAACGCTCGCGGACGGCATCCGCTGCAGCGCGCGCCGCTGCGGCACCGTGTTCGTTCGATGTGCAGGTGCTCACGCGTGCACCCCTCGAAGCGTGGCGAACTCCGTGTCGATGCGCGCGAGCAGTGCCTGCTTCTCCGCCTCCGGCAGGAACGCGTTCACGAAGCCCGTGCGGGCCACGCGCTGCAACTCGTCGAACGTGA
Protein-coding sequences here:
- a CDS encoding purine-nucleoside phosphorylase; its protein translation is MSTCTSNEHGAAAARAAADAVRERLQVRSPAAAIVLGSGLGALAERVADARRVPYGEIPGFHAPGVEGHRGELIAGTLGGREVLLLAGRFHMYEGHSAQVAAFPVRVVHALGARVLFVSNAAGGINRAFVPGTLMMITDHLNLQFRNPLEGRVEPGDTRFPDMSAAYAPRLQALLESAAKDGGFALARGVYAGLLGPTYETPAEVRMLAALGADAVGMSTVPETIVANAIGMEVAGVSCITNPAAGIGAAPLDHAEVMEEGRRAADAFCGLVERWVALL